One window of Lytechinus variegatus isolate NC3 chromosome 2, Lvar_3.0, whole genome shotgun sequence genomic DNA carries:
- the LOC121407948 gene encoding malonyl-CoA-acyl carrier protein transacylase, mitochondrial-like, which yields MDKMNLLRSVWCLQYHTSRRIGHHQKTNLRHYLTNTTKEQCDRSVPLHFRRFPVKGVQNVGVSHLHHSWLCSLTRLSPKGCLETQPSQLFSTSSMLCDASRRNEHNAKGSRDTDEALAASKERHASIRTLLDDAKTDEKLPDEFDFDGDLETSSVDKRRQSGKPRIDPAETSVLLFPGQGSQFVGMGRDLLKYPNVEDMFAVASEILGYDLLSLCVNGPVEELNRTIHCQPAVVVTSLAAVEKLKEEQPKAIENCVAAAGFSVGEFAALVFGGSISFEDAIHLIKIRAESMQLASEAVSSGMISVVGGKKARYKFICKEAENYCRNHHGIAHPVCKVANYLYPDARVLAGHTETLSFIKDMSRSFYLRAIKPIPVSGAFHTPLMSSAQEPISRALDAVAIETPVIGIHSNVDGKAYGSPKHVRKQLKKQVVEPVMWEQTMHCIYEREKGTPFPFTYEMGPGNQLGTILKRNNLKASNSYANVKV from the exons ATGGATAAGATGAATCTTTTGAGATCAGTTTGGTGTTTGCAATACCACACATCAAGACGCATCGGGCATCATCAGAAGACCAACCTCAGACATTACTTGACAAATACTACTAAAGAACAGTGCGATAGGAGTGTGCCGTTGCATTTCAGGAGATTTCCTGTGAAGGGTGTTCAGAATGTAGGAGTTTCTCACTTACATCACTCATGGTTATGCAGTCTGACCAGATTGTCACCAAAAGGCTGTCTGGAAACTCAACCTTCCCAACTGTTTTCCACCTCGTCTATGCTATGTGATGCATCTAGAAGAAATGAGCATAATGCGAAAGGCAGCAGAGATACCGATGAAGCGCTAGCTGCTTCGAAGGAGAGACATGCATCAATTAGAACGTTGCTTGATGATGCGAAGACTGACGAGAAGCTCCCTGATGAATTTGACTTTGACGGTGATCTGGAGACTAGTTCTGTTGATAAGAGACGTCAGTCTGGTAAACCAAGGATTGATCCGGCAGAGACTTCCGTGCTTCTATTCCCTGGTCAAGGCTCTCAGTTCGTTGGAATGGGAAGAGACCTGCTGAAGTACCCAAATGTTGAAGACATGTTCGCTGTCGCTTCAGAAATTCTTGG GTATGATTTACTTTCATTGTGTGTGAATGGACCTGTCGAGGAGCTCAATAGGACTATACACTGCCAACCTGCCGTCGTAGTCACATCCTTAGCTGCTGtagaaaaattaaaagaagaacAACCAAAG GCAATAGAGAACTGTGTAGCAGCAGCAGGATTCAGCGTTGGAGAGTTCGCTGCATTGGTGTTCGGTGGATCTATCTCATTTGAAGATG CTATACACCTGATCAAGATACGAGCGGAATCAATGCAGCTTGCCTCTGAGGCTGTCTCCAGCGGGATGATATCGGTTGTAGGAGGGAAGAAGGCTAGATATAAGTTCATCTGCAAGGAAGCCGAGAATTACTGTCGGAATCATCATGGTATCGCTCATCCGGTATGCAAGGTAGCCAACTATCTTTATCCAGACGCCAGAGTACTTGCAGGACATACTGAG ACCCTGTCATTCATCAAGGACATGTCCAGGTCGTTCTACCTCCGAGCCATCAAGCCCATCCCTGTCAGCGGGGCCTTCCACACTCCCCTCATGTCAAGCGCCCAAGAACCCATCTCAAGAGCTCTTGATGCGGTTGCCATAGAAACGCCAGTCATCGGCATCCACTCCAACGTTGATGGTAAAGCCTATGGCAGTCCCAAGCATGTCCGTAAGCAGCTGAAGAAACAGGTGGTGGAACCGGTCATGTGGGAACAGACGATGCATTGCATctatgagagagagaaaggaacgCCGTTTCCGTTCACCTACGAGATGGGACCAGGGAATCAGCTGGGAACCATACTCAAAAGGAACAATTTGAAGGCATCTAATTCCTATGCGAATGTAAAAGTGTGA
- the LOC121407949 gene encoding beta-1-syntrophin-like: MIQGINTEMTMAAAGVAKSGLLEVLVRDQWCRILAALDEETLTISLEDGHDINGVSNGNNNDGGNKTNPSSTTPGGNNSNRNNDSIRYSDYMHHLQGSDTIPDSIANQKRIIRVVKQEVGGLGISIKGGKENKMPIIISKIFKGLAADQTESLYVGDAILSVNGEDLRDATHDEAVRLLKRSGKEVTLEGNNHFRFLSQGTRGSYSL, from the coding sequence ATGATCCAGGGTATTAACACCGAGATGACGATGGCTGCTGCTGGAGTTGCAAAGTCAGGATTGTTAGAGGTTCTTGTTCGTGATCAGTGGTGTCGAATCCTTGCCGCACTCGACGAAGAAACCTTGACGATCAGTCTCGAGGATGGGCATGACATCAACGGCGTAAGCAATGGGAATAATAACGACGGGGGAAACAAGACGAACCCGTCTTCTACGACTCCGGGAGGCAACAACTCCAATCGGAACAACGACTCCATCCGCTATTCGGATTACATGCATCATCTGCAAGGAAGTGATACCATTCCGGACTCCATCGCAAACCAGAAGAGAATCATAAGGGTTGTCAAGCAAGAGGTTGGAGGACTGGGGATAAGCATCAAAGGAGGGAAGGAGAACAAGATGCCCATCATTATCAGTAAGATCTTCAAGGGACTTGCTGCTGATCAGACAGAATCTTTGTATGTTGGTGATGCGATCCTGTCAGTCAACGGAGAAGACCTACGAGATGCTACTCATGATGAAGCTGTCAGATTGCTCAAGAGATCAGGCAAAGAAGTCACGCTTGAAGGTAATAACCACTTCCGTTTTTTATCACAAGGGACCAGGGGGTCTTATTCACTTTAA